Proteins from one Ketobacter alkanivorans genomic window:
- a CDS encoding SDR family oxidoreductase, producing MPSSAICKDRVVIITGAGGGLGASYAKALAAEGAKVVVNDINAQAAQSTVDAIKAAGGEAIANTSDITNYEDSANAVKQAVDTFGALHAVVNNAGICRDRMFASLSEADWDAVIAVHLKGHFCISSHAVHYWRDRSKQGEKVDARIVNTSSGAGLNGSVGQSNYAAAKGGIASLTLNQAAELRRYGVTANALAPAARTGMTEDVFADMMRKPDDGFDFYDPANVAPIVVWLCSEESSSVSGRVFEVAGGKISIADGWRTTAGVDKGARWEPTEISAAMDELLSKETPAQKVYGA from the coding sequence ATGCCAAGCTCAGCTATCTGTAAAGATCGAGTAGTCATCATCACCGGCGCAGGCGGTGGCCTGGGAGCCTCCTACGCCAAAGCCCTGGCTGCAGAAGGTGCCAAGGTTGTGGTTAACGATATCAATGCCCAAGCCGCCCAGTCTACGGTGGATGCCATAAAGGCGGCCGGTGGAGAGGCGATTGCTAACACATCGGATATCACGAATTACGAAGATTCTGCCAACGCAGTTAAACAGGCGGTGGACACCTTTGGAGCGTTGCACGCCGTGGTGAACAATGCAGGTATTTGCCGCGATCGTATGTTCGCATCCCTCAGCGAAGCCGATTGGGATGCCGTCATTGCCGTTCACCTTAAAGGCCATTTCTGTATCAGCAGCCACGCTGTGCACTATTGGCGTGATCGTAGCAAACAGGGCGAGAAAGTGGATGCGCGCATCGTCAATACTTCCTCAGGGGCTGGCTTGAATGGATCGGTAGGCCAATCCAATTATGCCGCTGCAAAAGGTGGCATTGCCTCCCTCACATTAAATCAGGCGGCGGAGCTGCGCCGTTATGGTGTAACAGCTAATGCGCTGGCACCGGCAGCGCGTACCGGCATGACCGAAGATGTGTTTGCCGACATGATGCGCAAGCCAGACGATGGCTTTGATTTCTACGATCCTGCCAACGTAGCACCCATTGTGGTGTGGTTGTGCAGTGAAGAATCCAGCTCGGTCAGTGGCCGAGTATTCGAAGTGGCCGGTGGCAAAATTTCAATCGCTGATGGTTGGCGGACCACAGCAGGCGTGGACAAAGGCGCACGCTGGGAGCCAACAGAAATTTCCGCAGCGATGGACGAGTTGCTAAGCAAAGAAACACCCGCACAAAAAGTTTACGGTGCGTAA
- a CDS encoding acetyl-CoA C-acyltransferase, whose amino-acid sequence MREAVIVSTARTALAKSFRGAFNDTEAPALGGATVNAVVAKAGIDPALVEDCVFGAAAQQGTQAYNLGRLCAVAGGLPETTAGMAIERQCSSGLMSIATVAKAIMCNEYDVGIGGGVESISLTQNKHKNTYRSVSKTVLGIDPTAYIPMIETAEIVAERYDISRQAQDEYSLLSQQRTAAAQQNNLFADEIIAMTVNKANFNKETKETSFEEVTITQDECNRPGTTLESLTALEPVWKDGNWVKQGKFITAGNASQLSDGASASLLMDSKMAEQLGLQPLGAYRGVAVAGCKADEMGIGPVFAVPKLLARHGLTVDDIGLWELNEAFASQVLYCQQKLEIDPAKMNVNGGAISIGHPFGMSGARMVGHALLEGKRQGAKYVVITMCIGGGMGAAGLFEVY is encoded by the coding sequence ATGCGTGAAGCTGTTATCGTCTCAACCGCCCGAACTGCCCTGGCCAAATCATTCCGCGGCGCCTTTAATGATACCGAAGCCCCCGCATTGGGTGGTGCCACCGTGAATGCCGTGGTGGCCAAAGCCGGTATCGATCCTGCCCTGGTGGAAGATTGCGTGTTCGGCGCGGCAGCCCAACAAGGCACCCAAGCCTATAACCTTGGCCGCCTGTGCGCCGTGGCTGGTGGCTTGCCAGAAACCACTGCAGGCATGGCCATTGAGCGCCAGTGCTCCTCAGGTTTGATGTCCATTGCCACGGTGGCCAAAGCCATCATGTGCAACGAATACGATGTTGGCATTGGCGGCGGTGTGGAATCCATCTCCCTCACCCAGAACAAACACAAAAACACCTATCGCAGCGTATCTAAAACCGTACTGGGTATCGATCCAACGGCCTACATTCCCATGATCGAAACCGCCGAAATCGTGGCGGAGCGTTATGACATCTCGCGCCAGGCGCAGGATGAATATTCACTGCTGAGCCAGCAGCGCACCGCAGCGGCACAACAAAACAACCTGTTTGCCGATGAAATCATTGCCATGACCGTGAACAAGGCCAACTTCAACAAAGAAACCAAAGAAACCAGCTTTGAAGAAGTGACCATCACTCAGGATGAATGCAATCGCCCCGGCACCACACTGGAAAGCCTCACCGCACTGGAACCAGTATGGAAGGATGGAAACTGGGTTAAGCAAGGCAAATTCATAACCGCCGGTAATGCATCTCAGCTATCCGATGGTGCGTCGGCATCCTTGCTGATGGACAGTAAAATGGCTGAGCAACTGGGCTTGCAACCCCTGGGTGCCTACCGTGGTGTGGCCGTAGCCGGTTGCAAGGCGGATGAGATGGGCATCGGGCCGGTGTTTGCCGTGCCAAAACTGCTGGCGCGCCACGGCCTGACTGTGGACGACATAGGCCTGTGGGAGCTGAACGAAGCCTTTGCCTCACAGGTGCTGTACTGCCAACAGAAACTGGAAATCGATCCGGCCAAAATGAACGTTAACGGTGGCGCCATCTCCATCGGCCATCCCTTTGGCATGAGCGGTGCCCGCATGGTGGGCCATGCCCTGCTGGAAGGTAAGCGCCAGGGCGCGAAATATGTGGTGATCACCATGTGTATTGGTGGTGGTATGGGTGCTGCGGGGTTATTTGAGGTCTATTGA
- a CDS encoding acyl-CoA dehydrogenase family protein, whose product MEFVFTDEQNMIRDTAESFLQEVSTSAAIRDVMVTDRGYDPALWQTVCSDLYWQAIHTPEDYGGMGLGYVELVAMQEQMGRYLFCSPYYASVCMAINAVLVAGTAEQKQRLLPQFCAGKTATLAFAGEAAAGYGGRWDVATVDATFEAKGDGYLLNGHYEFVIDGASADYLILAARDAATKGAASQGHHGISLFVADANSPGIKRELLPTMDQTRKWARISVTDVVVPNSALLGAQSQSGDALAMVLDLATVALAAEQMGGAQQLLDMTVAYTKERNQFGRAIAGFQAIKHKAADMMLRVEVARSGVYYAACVAEEALQAIQAGTAVDLVALQEAASVAKAYCSDAFFKNAGEAIQIHGGVGFTWEYDVHLYFKRAKASEQYLGTGAWHRERLAALLLDGEGVL is encoded by the coding sequence ATGGAGTTTGTGTTTACTGACGAGCAGAACATGATTCGCGACACCGCGGAATCCTTTCTGCAGGAAGTCTCCACCAGCGCGGCCATACGTGATGTTATGGTTACCGATCGCGGCTACGATCCTGCCCTATGGCAGACCGTGTGCTCAGATCTGTATTGGCAAGCCATTCACACTCCTGAGGACTACGGTGGCATGGGGCTGGGCTATGTAGAGCTCGTTGCCATGCAAGAGCAGATGGGGCGTTATCTTTTCTGCTCCCCTTATTATGCTTCCGTATGCATGGCGATCAATGCCGTATTGGTGGCTGGCACTGCTGAACAGAAACAACGACTGTTACCTCAATTCTGCGCTGGCAAAACCGCCACGCTGGCGTTTGCCGGTGAGGCAGCAGCTGGTTACGGTGGCCGCTGGGATGTGGCCACCGTGGATGCTACTTTTGAAGCCAAAGGCGATGGATATCTGCTTAACGGACACTATGAATTTGTCATTGATGGTGCTTCTGCTGATTATCTGATATTGGCCGCGCGCGATGCAGCAACTAAGGGCGCTGCAAGCCAGGGGCATCACGGCATCAGCCTGTTTGTTGCTGACGCCAACAGCCCTGGCATCAAACGTGAATTGCTTCCCACCATGGATCAAACCAGAAAGTGGGCGCGTATCAGTGTCACCGACGTGGTAGTGCCGAATTCAGCCCTGCTGGGTGCGCAGTCGCAGTCTGGCGACGCGCTGGCTATGGTGTTAGATCTGGCTACCGTTGCTTTGGCTGCAGAGCAGATGGGCGGCGCGCAACAATTGTTGGATATGACAGTTGCCTACACTAAAGAGCGCAACCAGTTCGGCCGCGCCATTGCGGGGTTTCAAGCCATCAAACACAAAGCGGCGGACATGATGCTAAGGGTAGAAGTGGCCCGCTCCGGTGTGTACTACGCCGCCTGTGTAGCCGAAGAAGCATTACAGGCCATTCAGGCCGGTACGGCGGTGGACTTAGTGGCATTGCAGGAGGCCGCCAGCGTAGCCAAGGCCTATTGCTCTGATGCGTTTTTTAAAAATGCGGGGGAGGCCATTCAAATCCATGGCGGCGTGGGCTTTACCTGGGAGTACGACGTGCACCTTTATTTCAAACGCGCGAAAGCTTCAGAACAGTACTTGGGAACCGGTGCCTGGCATCGGGAGCGGTTGGCAGCGTTGCTGCTGGACGGGGAGGGCGTGTTATGA
- a CDS encoding acyl-CoA dehydrogenase family protein gives MKLSFSAADEQFREEVASWLQQNLQGEFEAIRYRGGPGDEHMYHHERHAWEQRMAQGGWTCVGWPKQYGGRGCSIEQQVIFFEEYARAGGPGRVGHIGEGLAGPTIMAFGSDAQKQKYLPGIVSGKELWCQGYSEPGAGSDLANVKTKARFDESKQQWVINGQKVWTSLAQEADYCFVLARTDPESKAHKGLGFFLVKMVQPGIEVRPIQQMTGTSEFNEVFFDDAVCAADDIVGAPGDGWKVAMGLLGFERGVSTLGQQMQFQNEFNEILKIAKGNGAAQDPALRQRIAKAHTELKIMRYNAMRMLSGQSGGDGSLQKEALIYKLFWASWHRELGELAMDVLGPQSQILEAAPYQLSRLQAMYLFVRSDTIYGGTNQIQRNIIAERGLGMPKEPRP, from the coding sequence ATGAAATTAAGTTTCAGCGCCGCAGACGAGCAGTTTCGTGAGGAAGTCGCAAGTTGGTTGCAGCAGAACCTGCAAGGCGAATTTGAAGCCATCCGCTATCGGGGCGGCCCCGGTGATGAACACATGTACCATCATGAACGTCACGCCTGGGAACAGCGCATGGCCCAAGGCGGTTGGACCTGTGTAGGCTGGCCCAAACAATATGGTGGCCGTGGCTGCTCCATCGAACAGCAGGTAATCTTTTTCGAGGAATATGCCCGCGCCGGTGGCCCCGGTCGGGTGGGGCATATCGGTGAAGGTCTGGCGGGGCCTACCATCATGGCCTTTGGCAGCGATGCACAAAAGCAAAAGTATCTGCCGGGCATTGTGAGTGGCAAAGAACTGTGGTGCCAGGGTTATTCCGAACCCGGTGCCGGTTCTGATCTGGCTAACGTTAAAACCAAAGCCCGTTTTGATGAATCCAAGCAACAGTGGGTGATCAACGGCCAAAAAGTCTGGACCTCGCTGGCGCAGGAGGCGGACTACTGTTTTGTGCTGGCCCGCACCGATCCTGAATCCAAAGCCCACAAAGGCTTGGGCTTTTTTCTGGTGAAGATGGTTCAGCCCGGTATAGAAGTGCGCCCGATCCAGCAAATGACCGGCACCAGTGAATTCAACGAAGTGTTTTTTGACGATGCAGTTTGTGCAGCCGATGACATCGTAGGTGCCCCCGGTGATGGCTGGAAGGTGGCCATGGGATTGCTGGGCTTTGAGCGGGGAGTCTCCACGCTTGGCCAACAAATGCAGTTCCAGAATGAGTTTAATGAGATTTTAAAAATCGCTAAAGGCAATGGAGCGGCACAGGATCCAGCATTACGCCAGCGCATTGCCAAGGCCCATACCGAACTGAAGATTATGCGCTACAACGCCATGCGCATGCTGTCAGGCCAGTCCGGTGGCGATGGATCGCTGCAAAAAGAGGCCCTAATCTACAAATTATTCTGGGCCAGTTGGCACCGGGAGCTGGGTGAACTGGCCATGGATGTGTTGGGCCCACAAAGCCAGATATTGGAAGCGGCACCCTATCAACTGAGCCGCCTGCAGGCCATGTACCTGTTTGTGCGCTCGGATACCATTTACGGCGGCACCAATCAGATCCAGCGCAACATCATTGCCGAGCGCGGTTTGGGTATGCCCAAAGAGCCGCGCCCTTAA
- a CDS encoding IS3 family transposase, producing MKYALISEYTDQYPVTLMCRVLKVSRSGYYRWLERPISDQAQRRLEMEELIKDTYEAFEAIYGAPRLAKELAELGHPCSVNYVAQIMFEQGIRALNGKGFKYPRHSLTMHNVSDNLLWRDFSACQPNEKWTTDITYIWVKDRWLYLAVVMDLFSRRIVGWSLDTSMTEALISKAMDMALRQRETTPGLIVHSDRGTQYRSQAYIDYLRANEISISMSRKGNCWDNAPMESFFSRLKVELIYPKNYRTIDEARSGIFAYIEIFYNRKRRHSANDGVSPVEYEEAAAMAA from the coding sequence GTGAAGTACGCCTTGATCAGTGAGTATACGGATCAGTATCCGGTCACTCTCATGTGCCGTGTTCTGAAGGTATCCAGATCCGGTTATTATCGGTGGCTGGAACGCCCTATTAGTGATCAAGCTCAGCGCCGGCTGGAGATGGAAGAGCTGATCAAAGACACCTACGAGGCTTTTGAGGCCATATACGGAGCGCCTAGATTGGCTAAAGAGCTGGCGGAGCTTGGTCATCCCTGTTCCGTCAATTATGTCGCTCAGATCATGTTTGAGCAGGGAATAAGGGCCTTGAATGGTAAAGGCTTCAAGTATCCCAGACATAGCCTGACGATGCATAATGTTTCGGACAACCTGCTGTGGCGTGACTTCTCTGCCTGCCAGCCAAACGAGAAATGGACGACCGATATCACCTATATCTGGGTCAAGGATCGTTGGTTGTACTTGGCGGTGGTGATGGATCTGTTCTCGCGCCGAATTGTGGGCTGGAGCCTGGATACCTCAATGACAGAGGCCCTGATATCCAAAGCCATGGATATGGCCCTGCGGCAAAGGGAGACCACACCAGGTCTGATCGTGCATTCCGATCGAGGCACCCAATACCGTTCGCAGGCGTACATTGATTATCTACGCGCTAACGAAATTAGCATCAGCATGAGTCGAAAGGGAAACTGCTGGGACAATGCACCAATGGAGTCGTTCTTTAGTCGGCTCAAGGTTGAATTGATCTACCCGAAGAATTACCGGACGATAGATGAGGCTCGATCGGGTATATTTGCCTATATCGAGATATTCTATAACCGTAAGAGAAGGCACTCAGCAAACGATGGGGTAAGCCCCGTTGAATATGAGGAAGCAGCTGCTATGGCTGCATAG
- a CDS encoding SDR family oxidoreductase produces the protein MDIHNPSYVPGHQLLAGKSVLITAAAGAGIGFAAAKKAVEEGCRGIVLSDIHEGRLQQSVQKLKDETGLDAVYGKVGNVAHEEDVQALIAFAEQQLNGVDVLINNAGLGTSCTLVDMDDDEWFKVIDVTLNGTMRMTRAMMRTMKARGQGGVIVNNASVLGWRAQKEQSHYAAAKAGVMALTRCAALEAAEFGVRINAVSPSLAVHPMLKKSAPPELLAELEGREAYGRGAETWEIANIMMFLASDYSSYMTGEILSCSSQHA, from the coding sequence ATGGACATTCATAACCCAAGTTACGTGCCAGGCCACCAATTACTGGCGGGCAAATCCGTACTGATTACTGCCGCCGCCGGTGCCGGTATCGGTTTTGCGGCCGCTAAAAAGGCCGTGGAGGAAGGTTGCCGCGGCATCGTGCTGAGTGATATCCACGAAGGCCGCCTGCAACAATCCGTGCAAAAGCTAAAAGACGAAACCGGCCTGGATGCCGTGTATGGCAAAGTGGGCAACGTGGCCCACGAAGAAGACGTGCAGGCACTGATTGCCTTTGCCGAACAGCAATTAAATGGCGTGGATGTGCTGATCAACAACGCCGGGCTGGGCACCAGCTGCACCCTGGTGGACATGGACGACGATGAGTGGTTCAAGGTGATCGATGTTACCTTAAACGGCACCATGCGCATGACCCGCGCCATGATGCGCACCATGAAGGCAAGAGGGCAGGGCGGCGTGATTGTTAACAACGCCTCAGTGTTGGGTTGGCGTGCGCAGAAAGAACAAAGCCACTACGCGGCTGCCAAAGCCGGGGTAATGGCCCTGACCCGATGTGCCGCGTTGGAGGCCGCCGAATTCGGTGTGCGCATCAATGCCGTATCGCCCTCGCTGGCGGTACACCCCATGCTGAAAAAATCCGCGCCGCCGGAACTATTGGCAGAACTGGAAGGGCGTGAAGCCTATGGCCGTGGTGCCGAAACCTGGGAGATCGCCAACATCATGATGTTCCTGGCATCGGATTATTCCAGTTACATGACCGGGGAAATCCTGTCCTGCTCCAGCCAGCACGCTTAA
- a CDS encoding GFA family protein, which translates to MTDSVPVTLKGRCSCGESEYELKRMPMFVHCCHCTWCQKETGSAFAVNALIESSYVSLVKGEVNEIELPTNSGSGQKVIRCKTCQEALWSYYGAAREKVSFVRVGTLDQPDLCPPDIHIYTSSKQKWVVLKDGDAAVEAFYSRSEYWPQDAIARYKNAKNT; encoded by the coding sequence ATGACGGACAGTGTACCGGTTACTTTAAAAGGGAGGTGTTCTTGCGGCGAGTCTGAATACGAACTAAAGCGTATGCCGATGTTTGTACACTGTTGTCACTGTACATGGTGCCAAAAGGAGACAGGTTCTGCGTTTGCGGTTAATGCGTTGATTGAATCCTCATACGTGTCTTTGGTCAAAGGTGAGGTGAATGAGATAGAGCTTCCGACCAACAGTGGTTCGGGTCAAAAGGTTATTCGTTGCAAGACATGCCAGGAAGCCTTATGGAGTTACTATGGGGCCGCAAGGGAGAAGGTGTCATTTGTAAGGGTCGGAACCTTGGATCAACCCGATTTATGTCCACCTGATATTCATATTTACACCTCGTCAAAGCAGAAGTGGGTTGTGCTGAAGGATGGGGATGCCGCAGTCGAGGCATTCTACAGCCGCAGTGAGTATTGGCCTCAAGACGCAATCGCTCGGTATAAAAATGCTAAGAATACCTAG
- a CDS encoding alpha/beta fold hydrolase, with the protein MKKWIFSIFVTAIVGIAIFFVESDKHVSVKEHHRADPADRFHEGQTGITRYRVSGEGKTVILIHAFNGYLESWDPNVSELVKAGFKVVTYDLWGRGLSDRPLINYELADFRIQLREIVELSGGGSVYLVGASFGSVVAADYALHYPDQVKKVVFIGPAGWPGDTGNEDAFLALPFFPDMIFGLFGRQIIEPIVEAYLHDPKAHQWAIDRWSEYASLPSFGRVALLTMRNSPVRDYTEGWSAFGSLNKPNIFIWGKQDISFPVENSIKAKLLVPNTKLIEVEDAAHWVNIENPRIVNGAIIDFFGL; encoded by the coding sequence ATGAAGAAATGGATTTTTTCTATATTTGTTACAGCAATAGTCGGAATAGCGATATTTTTTGTTGAGTCTGACAAACATGTTTCTGTGAAAGAACATCACCGAGCAGACCCAGCTGATCGCTTTCACGAAGGTCAAACAGGGATTACCCGTTATCGCGTGTCTGGTGAAGGCAAAACAGTCATTCTAATTCATGCATTTAACGGATATTTAGAATCATGGGATCCTAATGTATCTGAACTGGTGAAAGCTGGGTTTAAAGTGGTAACTTATGATCTTTGGGGGCGGGGCTTATCTGATAGGCCGCTGATCAACTACGAATTGGCAGACTTTAGAATTCAGCTTCGTGAAATTGTAGAACTATCCGGTGGCGGTTCTGTATATCTGGTCGGTGCGTCATTCGGTAGCGTCGTCGCTGCTGATTATGCATTACATTATCCGGATCAGGTTAAGAAAGTCGTATTCATCGGCCCTGCTGGTTGGCCTGGGGACACTGGAAATGAGGATGCTTTTTTGGCACTGCCATTTTTTCCAGATATGATTTTTGGCCTTTTTGGCAGGCAAATAATTGAGCCGATTGTTGAAGCGTATCTGCATGATCCAAAAGCTCACCAATGGGCTATCGATCGCTGGTCTGAATATGCATCTCTCCCGTCTTTCGGAAGGGTTGCACTTCTTACAATGCGTAACTCTCCCGTTAGAGATTACACGGAGGGCTGGTCGGCTTTCGGAAGCCTAAATAAGCCTAATATTTTCATCTGGGGCAAACAAGATATAAGCTTTCCAGTTGAAAATTCCATTAAGGCTAAGCTACTTGTGCCGAACACAAAGCTGATCGAAGTTGAGGATGCAGCCCACTGGGTTAACATTGAGAACCCCAGGATCGTGAACGGCGCGATAATTGACTTTTTTGGTTTGTAA
- a CDS encoding glutathione S-transferase family protein codes for MNKLIGTEVSLYTGKLRCYLKYKNIPFEDVLSTNNVYKNIIIPRTGVQYIPVLITDDDVALQDTTEIIDYLESQYPDASIYPETPIQKLVALLLEIYGDEWLVIPAMHYRWSFDENVQFAWQEFGRTAVPDLSAEQQFEVGKKMAEPFKGALPRLGICEATIPAIEASYLALLSDLDAHFSNYDYLLGPRPSIGDFGLVGPLYAHLYRDPYSGRLMQDNAPNVVTWIERMINPAPNTGAFLADDQIPETLLPVLARMIKEQGSVIMQTIDQVKAWADTHDDNEIHRAIGKVTFDIEGVQSTRLTFPYMQWMWQRAVDFYQGLGVTAQNDVNAVITKIEGLQELLNYPIPQRVRRRQNKVVLDR; via the coding sequence ATGAACAAACTAATCGGCACCGAAGTTTCTCTCTATACCGGCAAGCTTCGTTGCTACCTCAAATACAAAAACATCCCTTTCGAAGATGTGCTCTCGACCAACAATGTTTACAAGAACATCATTATTCCCCGAACAGGAGTACAGTATATACCGGTTCTGATCACCGATGATGACGTGGCGCTTCAGGATACCACCGAAATCATTGACTATTTAGAATCACAGTATCCTGACGCTTCGATCTACCCTGAAACGCCGATTCAGAAGCTTGTGGCGTTGCTGCTTGAAATCTATGGCGATGAGTGGCTGGTGATCCCGGCCATGCATTATCGCTGGAGTTTTGACGAGAATGTGCAGTTTGCCTGGCAGGAGTTTGGCCGCACGGCGGTGCCTGATCTAAGTGCAGAGCAACAGTTTGAGGTGGGCAAGAAAATGGCCGAACCTTTTAAGGGTGCCTTACCTCGCTTAGGCATATGCGAGGCAACCATACCAGCGATTGAGGCCAGCTATCTAGCCTTACTTTCCGATCTGGATGCACACTTCTCTAACTATGATTATTTGCTGGGCCCGCGCCCAAGCATTGGCGACTTCGGCCTTGTCGGGCCTCTTTATGCGCATTTGTATCGAGACCCTTACTCGGGCCGCTTAATGCAAGATAACGCACCAAACGTTGTCACCTGGATCGAGCGCATGATCAACCCTGCGCCGAATACCGGTGCATTTCTGGCAGACGATCAAATACCTGAAACACTCTTACCTGTGCTGGCGCGCATGATTAAAGAACAAGGTAGCGTGATAATGCAGACAATCGATCAAGTCAAAGCCTGGGCAGATACACATGACGACAATGAAATACATCGTGCTATCGGCAAAGTGACATTCGATATCGAAGGGGTTCAGTCGACGCGCCTTACATTCCCCTATATGCAGTGGATGTGGCAGCGAGCAGTGGATTTCTATCAGGGCTTAGGTGTAACGGCGCAAAACGATGTGAATGCAGTCATAACGAAAATAGAGGGCCTGCAGGAATTGTTGAACTACCCCATACCTCAACGTGTTCGGCGGCGGCAGAATAAGGTTGTGCTCGATCGTTGA
- a CDS encoding transposase, translated as MARKKTQAYTEEFRREAVNRASKDGITTAQVAKELGVSAQQIYNWRRQFTRLSDKQFNTVDGVDYSKQESEETRRLRRENKKLKEELEFLKKAAAYFANDQK; from the coding sequence ATGGCACGCAAGAAGACCCAAGCTTATACCGAAGAATTCCGCCGAGAAGCGGTAAACAGAGCCTCGAAAGACGGCATTACTACTGCTCAGGTTGCAAAAGAGCTAGGAGTGAGTGCCCAGCAGATCTATAACTGGCGTCGTCAGTTCACCCGTCTTTCTGATAAGCAGTTCAATACGGTAGATGGTGTTGATTATTCTAAGCAGGAGAGTGAAGAAACGCGTAGGCTACGTCGGGAAAACAAGAAGCTCAAAGAGGAGTTGGAATTCCTAAAAAAGGCAGCTGCGTACTTCGCGAACGACCAAAAGTGA
- a CDS encoding MaoC family dehydratase → MTTVFKSPLDLEAAVGQNLGSSEWLTIDQARINLFADATGDHQWIHVDPEKAKQGSFGCTIAHGYLTLSLVNMFLPQIVDVQGISMGVNYGSDKLRFPAPVKVNSRVRGVGELIAVEQIKNAVQAVIRVTVEIEGEDRPACVVDTISRYYPA, encoded by the coding sequence GTGACCACCGTATTTAAATCCCCCCTCGATCTGGAAGCCGCCGTGGGCCAGAACCTGGGTAGCAGTGAATGGCTTACCATCGATCAGGCACGCATCAACCTGTTTGCCGATGCCACCGGTGATCATCAGTGGATTCATGTGGATCCAGAAAAAGCCAAGCAGGGTAGCTTTGGCTGCACCATTGCCCACGGTTATCTCACCCTGTCATTAGTAAATATGTTCTTGCCTCAGATTGTGGATGTGCAAGGCATCAGCATGGGCGTGAACTACGGCTCGGACAAACTGCGCTTTCCCGCCCCGGTTAAAGTGAACTCCCGAGTGCGCGGTGTGGGCGAACTGATTGCCGTAGAACAGATAAAAAATGCGGTGCAGGCGGTGATCCGCGTCACCGTGGAAATCGAAGGGGAAGACCGGCCCGCCTGTGTGGTGGATACCATTTCCCGCTACTACCCTGCTTAA
- a CDS encoding MAPEG family protein, with the protein MSEITQGEILLPALTLVGLTFIVLSQIPFRRFKAALEGKVTPKDFELGESDRVPEFAALANRNYMNLLELPVIFYFACTLHYLLESVDMKVLVLAWTYVILRILHSAIHLSYNNVMHRLIAFALSNFVLAGMWFFLISPILAVARLDS; encoded by the coding sequence ATGAGTGAAATCACTCAAGGCGAAATACTATTGCCAGCGCTGACATTGGTTGGCTTGACGTTCATAGTTTTGTCGCAAATTCCATTTAGAAGGTTCAAGGCTGCTTTGGAAGGCAAGGTAACGCCCAAGGATTTCGAGCTGGGTGAATCCGATCGTGTACCAGAATTTGCCGCTCTTGCTAACAGGAACTATATGAATCTGTTGGAGCTGCCAGTAATATTTTACTTTGCATGCACTCTCCATTATTTGCTTGAATCAGTTGACATGAAAGTGCTTGTGTTGGCATGGACTTATGTAATCCTACGCATCCTGCATAGCGCAATACATCTTTCATACAATAATGTCATGCATCGTTTAATAGCGTTTGCATTAAGTAATTTCGTTTTAGCGGGCATGTGGTTTTTCCTGATCTCACCCATATTGGCAGTTGCGAGGCTGGATTCATAG
- a CDS encoding VOC family protein, which yields MKEITRINHVGIRVASLEASRKFYEKLGFEFIAGPLGPEPVAIMEHPTGININFILNTNSDKTENVLMDIPVKHSGYTHMALEVTCLDKVKTQLEQHGIEITGGPIVLPDGATFIFVRDPDRNVIEFHKPGK from the coding sequence GTGAAAGAAATTACCAGAATAAATCACGTTGGCATTCGCGTAGCCAGTCTCGAGGCTTCTCGTAAGTTCTATGAGAAGCTTGGCTTCGAATTCATTGCAGGGCCACTCGGGCCCGAGCCGGTGGCGATCATGGAGCACCCAACAGGGATTAATATAAATTTCATACTCAATACAAACTCTGACAAAACCGAAAACGTATTGATGGATATACCAGTAAAGCATTCAGGCTATACTCACATGGCCCTGGAGGTAACCTGCCTAGATAAGGTAAAAACTCAATTAGAACAACACGGCATTGAGATCACAGGTGGCCCAATTGTTTTACCTGATGGTGCAACGTTTATCTTTGTTAGAGACCCTGATCGCAATGTTATTGAATTTCATAAGCCTGGGAAATGA